Below is a window of Niabella agricola DNA.
TTTTAACAGGTATTACTTTTTTCTGACGACCAGTAACCAGTCGTTTTCCAGCTGCAGATACCCGTAATCGTAGCAAAAAAAGTAGGTGAGCCCTTTTTTCGTTTGGTACTGGTTGGTCATGTATTTGAACTGAAATCCGGCCAATCGAAGCTTGTCGCGATGTATGGCAATTGTTGTCTCTGTTTGTTTCAGTTGCTCCTGCAGTATTTTCCGGTTTTTCCGAAGAATGGCATTAACATTCCGGATGAGTTTCTCGGGGCCGTTTTTTAATGAGTTATTGTGTTGATTTCGGCAAAAATCATCACAGAACTTTTTATCGGCCCTCCCTTTTATTGGTTTTTGGCAGGAAAGGCATAATTTTCCTAAGGTGTCGGTGTTTGGCATAATTACTTGATTTTCCTTATACAATATACAAAATTATTCTATTATAAGTGTTTGTAAACGCTTATAAACGTTTACTTCCGTAAGTAAACGTTTAATAACCGGATAATACTTTTAAAGAGATGCATCTTTGGGGTGCAGATCCGATAGCGCTGTCGGTTCAGCAGCATAACAAATATGATCATCGCCGAAAGGCCCAAAACCAAAGTCATGCACACAATTAAAAACAAAGTTCAACTGATCGGTCATTTAGGCAGTGCCCCGGAAATAAAAGCAATTGCCGGTGGGAAAAAAATGGCCCGTTTTAGTATTGCCACCAATGAGCGTTATAAGAACACCAAGGGTGAAAAAGTAACCGAAACTCAATGGCATAACCTGGTAGTCTGGGGCAAACTTGCCGATATGGCCGCAAAGTACCTGGAAAAAGGCAGGGAGATTGCTATTGAAGGAAAACTGGTCAGCCGCCAGTACGAAGATAAAAATGGCCAGAAGCGTTATTACACCGAGGTACAGGTACAGGAGTTATTGCTCCTGTCCGGCGGTCACCGGGGTGTTGCCGAATAACACCTTTTGAAAAGCGCCGTTGCTAACCACAGGGTTGCCCTCATAGCCGGCAGCCCTTTTTGACGTGTTGAGGGAGGATGGCATTCCTGACCATACGCTTTATATCTTTCCAATGGTTACCGTTGATGCGGAATTAGAGGAGATCGTGTTTGTGCGATCCTTTTTAGCAATGAACAGTAATTTTCCGTTTGGGGAATTACCGAATGCGAAACTGTACATCCGTTGATAATTGCTCTATCTTTGTATTGCACAAATATTCCTGTGAACTTAAAACCTGTCATCATGAGAAAAATGATTTTCATGCTCGTAGCGCTTGGCACCCTTTTCTTCGCCGCATGTAATACTTCAAAGCAGCCCAAAAGTGGAAATGCCGGCGGCACAACGGCCATCCTGGGGCAAAAATGGAAACTGACGGAACTGGCGGGTAAGCCGGTACCGGACCAGATCAATCAAAAAGAACCCTTCCTGCAATTACAGGGCAGTGATTCACGATTTACTGCTTCCGGAGGCTGCAACGGCCTTGGTGGAACCTTTAGCCTGCAAGACAATAACCGGATCCGTTTCAAGCCCGGTCCGTCAACTTTAATGGCATGTGAGCATATGGAAATAGAGCAGGGACTGATAAAGGCGTTGGAATCGGCGGATAATTACACGATTCATGGCAGCGAACTTTCGCTCAACAAAGCGCGGATGGCACCACTTGCGCGTTTCCGGGCGGTGTCCGCTGAAACGGGGGGCAGTGCCTTAAATGGCACCTGGGAACTGAACTATATTTCGGGCTCACGGATTGCGTTTGAAGGGTTGTATCCTCGTATACGCCCCACGATTGTTTTTAACCTACCGCAGACTACAGCCAATGGAAACAGCAGTTGTAACCGGTATAATATCTCTTTCACGATAGATGATCATTCGATCCGGTTTAAAGAACCTGCAAGCACAAAAATGTTCTGTGAGGGAACAGGAGAGGCCACCTTCTTTAATACCCTGAAAACAGTGAACAGGTACGATATTGTAGGGAATTCGTTACACCTGATTATGGGCGATATTGCAGTGATGCGGTTCGAACGTAAATAAGCGGAAGCCATTGTACATGCCGGCCAAGTGTTTATGAAGGCTCCGGTGATTATTGGAAGCCGCTGATTCATGATCATATAAAAGATGCAGTCTGGTTGGAGTGGCTGTTTAATGGGCGAAGCGGATACGGGCCGGAACAATCCTTTAAAAATTGCATGACAAACACAGGAATGGGTATAACAAAATCCAGGAGGCAGCTCCCAAATAGGGACGGTTTATAAAGCCGCCTGTAAAGCAATCATGTTGAATCGTTATAAATAAAAAGAAGGTATCATCAATCTTTGCCTTGCTACCCGGTATAGACCAGGTCCATACGATAGCAGGCTGCAACGGATTTTTGATACCACCTTTTTTAAACTTAAACGTTCGGTTACGCGATGTTAACCTCCTGCCCGGGTTTATTTGTTTCCGGGTTTTTACGGAATGTAATTTTTAATACACCGTCGGTATAGTTCGCGTGGATCTCATCTGTCAGTACTTTATCGCTCAACTGGAAGGAGCGCTCAAAGGCGGCCGGCTGATACTCCTGGTAAACATAGTTTCCGTTTTCTCTTTGATCGGGGGACGTATACCGGATGGTAAGGATAGATTCCTTTACTGAAATCTTAAAATATTCCTTTTGAAGACCGGCCGCATACAAGGAAATAATAAAGGCGGTTTCTGTTTCTTCAATGTTAACAGGTTTTGAGCCGTTCATATATTCCTGTAATTTTTGCATCCATGGATGTCCGCCACCAAACGGGCGGCCTCCAAACTTTTTGCCAAAGAAGCACCGCTGCTGATTAAAACGGGGATCGAAGTGCTGTTGCGTATTGCCGCCTATAGATTGATTTGTAAACATGATTTTTTTGTTTTTGTGTTTAATAAAAGATAATTAATGAATGGGAATAATGGCCGGAGTGCCCTGGCTTTTTTTACCAGCGATGGGCTGCAGGGTGCTGTTATGGTGTAGCTCTTTAAGATAGGGATTGGCACTCCATTCGAGACCGTTACCCTCCGCCCATTTTTGCCGGGTTTTTTTAATGATCTTACCGGCGATAAGAGCGATCAGGCTAATACCGATTGCCAACAGCATCAGTTTAAAGAGCAGGAACAATACCAGTGATGCTAAACCGATCAGCAAGGTAAGTCCGGCAAGTCGTGGAAGCATGAACAGGATTTTGTGTTTCATTTTTTCATTTTTTAATTTTAAAACGGTTGTTTCTATTGAAGACGACGGCGTTTTATTTTTACTTTAAAAACGGAAGATTATTTTTTTGAGTGCCTATTGTTATTTTCGAGGAAACCCTTCAACCGTTCATTCGCGGCATAAAGAGTAGCCCTCATCTAACCGGAAGGTTGCAGAAGGTAACAGAACGCCGTTCCGGGTGATCAGGTGATCATCGCTGTTTCATTTTTATTGTTGGAGACTGATGCTTTTTTGGATGCATTATGTACAAACATCCGGTTCGCTGTTTTTATGGCACCGGATGTTGAAGTGCTTTTGCTTTTTAGCGCAATGCCGGTTGAAGTGGCGATTGTCACTTTTGCCGCTGAATTTGACGCATTCGCACTGGTGCTCCGGAGTTTTGTTTTTTACTTTTGCAAAAGAAGACCGCTTCTGTAAGAACGGACGAAATTAATAACCTTTAATTTGAGGATCAATGGGTGTGGATCAAATGAATAAACCTGCCGGGCAGTATGTATCGGTAAACGGGATTCAAATGTATTATGAAGTTCACGGAAATGGAAAGGGTATGCCGCTGGTATTAATACACGGCGGTGGCTCTACCATTCCTTCCAACTGGGGTGTATTGCTTCCGCTATTTGCGGAGCACCATACAGTCATTGCCATGGAACTACAGGCACATGGCCGTACCGGCGACCGCAACCAACCCGAATCGTTCCGGCAGGATGCTGCAGATGTACAGGCGTTGCTAAAGCTCCTGCAAGTGACCAGCGCAAATATCATCGGGTTTAGCGATGGTGCCTGTACCACAATGGAAATGGCAATCCGGTATCCGGAGATGGTTCACAAGATCGTGCTCATTTCCGGTAATTACAAAAGAGAAGGGATGATCCCCGGATTTTTTGAAGGACTGGAGGCCGCCACGTTTGCTGATATGCCCGGGCCGTTAAAAACAGCCTACCTCGATGTAAACCCCAATCCGGAAGGACTATTGAATATGTTTCAAAAAGACCGGGAAAAACGGCTGGCGTTTCAGGATGTTCCGGAAGAACTGCTGAAGCGTATAAAAGCCACCACGCTGCTAATAGTTGGTGATCAGGATGTGATTACTGTATCGCATACGGTTGAAATGCTGAGCCAGATACCTGGAGCCCGGTTGGCAGTACTTCCGGGCAACCACGGATCATTTATCGGGGAAGTGCTTGCAGGAACGGCCGGAAGCCCTATGCCGGAGATTGCCGCAGGTATTATCAGGGATTTCCTAGGCAACGACTGATTGCTGTTGCTATGCAGAACGATCGCTGTTACTGATACATCGTTTAAAACCGGAGATTGGCATCGGCAACGCAGAACACTGATGCAGATTACATGAAATAAGATTGTGTGGAGCATCCGGCCGAGACCGGTGGTTGCTTTTACGCTATTGCGGGGCAAATAACTTTGTCTCCGTAATAGCAAGCTATCATCTTTATGAAACAGAATATTAGAATCCCGCAACTAACATATGGGCAATGGCTGTTCCGCAGAGAACTGCGAACACCCATTACGCAAGTGATTTGTATAATAAACAAAGTATTTACTTTGTTTATTATGATAGTTTCTTTATCTTTGACCCGTAAAAGCGATGAAGGATAGCATGCTGGCCGGTCTGGTACTGCGCGCTGTTGTTGCAGGCTGTTCCGCATGGTACTTCTGATCGTAAAAATATTCACCAAAAAAGAGAATCACATGACACATCAATTACCCGAGCTGCCGTATGCATACGATGCATTAGAACCTCATATCGATACAGCAACCATGCAGATCCATCACACCAAACATCACCAGGCCTATGTCGACAACCTGAATAAAGCCATTGCCGGTACGGAACATGAACAAAAGACACTGGAAGCGCTTGTCGCCGCAGCCGGCTCCATCAGTCCGGTTGTACGCAACAATGCCGGAGGGCATTGGAATCATTGTTTTTTCTGGAACAGTCTTTCTCCCAAAGGAGGTGGCATACCCACCGGTGCATTGGCGGCAGCCATTGATCAGGGGTTTGGTTCTTTTGAAAAGTTCAAAGAACAATTTCAGACGGCAGCGATTTCGCGCTTTGGTTCCGGATGGGCGTGGCTGGTGCTTACGGATGACGGCCAGTTGGTGATCACCTCTACTCCCAATCAGGACAATCCTTTAATGGATGTAGCCGAGGTAAAAGGCCGGCCGATTATTGGTGTAGATGTGTGGGAGCACGCGTATTATCTTCGATTCCAGAACCGGCGCCCGGAGTACCTGAACGCTTATTGGCAGGTTGTAAACTGGGAAGCCGCGGATGCCTTATTCAATAACCGTTAAGGCATAACTGGTGGGCGGGCGCCCGAAGACCCGGAAACAGTGCCGATACGATATATGCAGCATGCGAAAAAAGCAAAAAGTTTTTTTGCAGTCTTTTTGTTGAAACGAAAGAAATGCTTATCTTTGCCCCCCACAAAACGGCCCCGTAGCTCAATTGAATAGAGCATTTGACTACGGATCAAAAGGTTTCAGGTTTGAATCCTGACGGGGTCACTTAAGATCAAGGAGTTACAGATAATGTAATTCCTTTTTTTATGTATATTGTTTGGTATGATCCTTGACAATCTTGTTTGAATTTTTGATCCGTGTAGCAATTCATAAATCTACAGTACATGAAAATAGCTTTTTGGGCGTTGGGAAAGCAGCACGAGGCTTATGTTAAAGAAGGAGTGGAAGCGTTTTCCAGCCGCATCGGCAATTATTTCCGGCTGGAATGGGAGCTGATCCCGGCGCCGAAAGATGCGGCACAGCTCGGTGCTCCGGAGCTGAAAAAAAAGGAAGCAGCGGTAATTCTTTCCAAAATTGCAAAGGAAGATTATCTCGTGGCATTGGAGGAGCGCGGACGCCAGATGAGCTCCGAAGGATTGGCCGCTTTTTTGCAAGGTCGCGCCAATGCCGGTACCCGGCGCATTATTTTTTTGATCGGCGGCGCCTATGGGCTGGATGAAACGGTTTTGAGAAGAGCCAATACGTTATGGAGTTTGTCGCAACTGGTGTTCCCGCATCAGCTGGTGCGTCTCATTCTTGCGGAGCAGGTATACCGTGCCTGTACCATTATGAAAAACGAAAAATATCATCATTCCTGAAACAAAGAGTAAGAAATGGAAAATTAGAAATGAGAAATGGGAATTTGTCGCTATTTTTAGCACATGGAACTAACCATTACGCTCATTATCACTATTATTACCGTGGCTGTTTCCCTCTGGGGCTTCAGTAGCTCAAAAGTGATCGACAACCTTATTTTTTTCGGACCTGCCATTTCCCGGAACCGCCAGTACTACCGGTTTATTACGCATGGACTGATTCATGCAGATCTGATGCACCTGGCGTTTAATATGATCGCGTTGTATTCCTTCGGTATTGCACTGGAAACGTATTTTTTCCCTGACGACCGGGTTTTTGGTGCAGATGCACCGATGTATTTTGCCGGCTTGTATATCGGAGGGCTGGTAGTGGCGAGTCTTCCGGACTATTTTAAGCATAAGGATGATTATTACTTCAGAAGTCTCGGTGCTTCGGGTGCCGTTTCTTCGGTGATCTTTGCTTGTATCGTATTATTCCCTACACTTCCCATCCGCTTTTTATTCCTGCCCGTGGACATTCCTGGCTGGATATTCGGCGGGCTATACCTGCTGATCTCGGCCTATCTTGACCGGCAGGGTGGTGGACGCATTAATCATGGCGCGCATTTATGGGGCGCAGTATTTGGCATTGTTTTTATCGTGCTGTTTGTAAGTATGAAGGGGCAGCTGAATGTTTTCGAAAACTTTATCCACCAGATACGGAGGTAGTTTCGGCTCCGGGCTGTTTTAGATATTTATTCCGGGCAGTTGGTCTTTGCAGAAACATTACCGAATGAAGCACCTGTTCGCTTAAATCAACATTTAGCCCTTGACCTTACTGCCTATAATAAGTATGGGGACCTTTAACCGATGCCGTACATTGTTGATGGTGCTGCCATATATAAAATCTTTCAGTCCCTTATGTCCATGCGCCCCCATCACCAGCAGGTCGGCTTTATGATCCATAACGATCCTTGGGATTTCACGGGATGCAATGCCATAGCCAAGTTCCCATACTACGTTGTATCCTTTTTGACGGATCTGTTTGGCATAGCCGTCTAAATATGCCTTATCTGTTTTTGATTCCTCGTCTTTTATTTCCTTGTTATTGAACCGTGCCGCCACGCTTTCAACCACGTGGATCAGTACGAATTTTGTCTGGGTGTTTCCCTGTCGTAAAGCCTGTGTGATGAGTATGCTGTCAGTTTTCCCAAAATCAACCGCAATGGCGATGATGTGATATATGTTAACGCCGTTTGTAAGATCAAGAGCCGCAGGCTCGGGATGAACGGGGGAAAAGCTTGGTTTAAGCTTTCTTTTGCTGAAAGGATAAAAGATGGTATAGGCTAACAAGATCAGGATTCCGGTGCTCGCCAGGATGATCAGCAGCTTCCAGCCCCAGGAAGCAGTGGTGGCAAAATAACCGGTGATGGCGTCGGCGACCATGCGGCCGTTTAAATAGATCAGCACGGCCGTGATGATCCATGCAAACAATTTCGTAACCGTTTTGATGGTAAATACCCCCATGGTGTTCCGGTCGCTTACAAAATGAATCAGCGGAATGATAGCAAATCCCAGCTGCATGCTCAATACCACCTGGCTGAAGATGAGCAGCTGGTCTACTTCGTTTTCGCCGTAAATGCCAATGACCAGGATAGCGGGAACGATAGCAATAAGCCGGGTCAGCAAACGGCGCACCAAGGGATTGATCCGCAGTTTTAAATATCCTTCCATAATGATCTGCCCCGCCAGCGTGCCGGTTACCGTGCTGCTTTGGCCGGCAGCGATTAATGCCACAGCAAAAAGCTTGGAGGCAAAGTTGCTGCCGAGATGGCTGGGCAATAACTCGTAGGCCTGGCGGATCTCTGCTACATCGGTTCTGCCGGTTTTAAAAAAAACGGTAGCAGCCAGCACCAGGATGGCGGCATTGACCAGGAATGCCATATTCAGTGCAATGGCACTGTCCCAGAAATTATACTTTAGTGCCTTCCGGATGCCTTCTTCAGTATTTTTAAATTTCCGGGTCTGTACCAGGGCCGAGTGCAGGTAAAGGTTGTGCGGCATTACCGTGGCGCCAATGATACCGATGGCAATATATAAGGCGGCATCATTCTGGATATGGGGTACAAAGCCGGAGGCCATTTCCCGGGGATCGGGTGATGCAATAATGATCTGCACCAGGAATGACATGCCAATGATAAAGATCAGCCCGATCACAAAGGCTTCCAGCTTGCGCATGCCGAACCGCTGCAACAGCATCAGTAAAAAAGTATCCAGCACGGTAATCAGTACCCCATACATCAACGGCATGCCCGTTAGCAATTGCAACCCGATAGCCATGCCCAGCACTTCTGCCAGGTCGGTAGCGGCAATGGCAATTTCCGCCAGTAGGTACAGGATAAAATTGACGCCCCGCGGATAGGTCTCGCGGTTAGCCTGCGCCAGGTCCTTATGCCGTACGATTCCTAAACGGGCGGAAAGGCTTTGAAGCAGGAGCGCCATCAGGTTGCTCATCAGCAATACCCACAATAAGCTATATCCAAACTGGCTGCCACCAGCGAGATCCGTTGCCCAATTGCCGGGATCCATATATCCCACGCTGACCAGGTATGCCGGTCCGAAAAATGAAAGGATCCGCCGCCATTTGGGCTTATTGGTTTGAGTCGTATCTACCGACTGATGTACTTCGCTCAATGAAATATCGGAATGATGTTTATTCATGGCCCTTTACTAAAATGTTTTGCGATAGTTCTTTTGATATCTGTGTCGTTTGTTTGCCCCCGGTTTTTATTTCCAGCGACTGGTCGTACGAAAACCGTTTCCGGACTTCAAGCAGGGTGCCGATTTTTATATTTTTTTCATCCAGCAGCTCCAGTATGCCTGTTGATTGATCGGCGATCTGAACCACTTCTACGGGCGTCTGCAACGGTATCTCCGATAACAGCTTATTGGAGCGTTTGGCAATATGTCCTTTTTCATCCGGGATAGGATCGCCGTGGGGGTCAATGCGGGGAAACCCTAAAAAGGCATCGAGCTTGTTGATCAGACTGATGCTGCCTACGTGCTCCAGCTCTTCTGCAATATCGTGTACTTCATCCCAATTAAACCCAAGTTTTTTTGAGAGGAAGTATTCCCAGAGCCGGTGCCGCCGGATGATCATCAGGGCTGTTTTCCGGCCTCCATCGGTGAGGTTACAGCCATAATAGGCCCTATAGTGAACGATTTTTTTCTGTTTTAGTTTTTTAAGCATATCCGTAACAGAAGCAGCTGCTGTTTTCAGCAGCTCTGAAAGCTCGTTGGTGCTCACCGGTTTCCCGTCCCGTTCCAGGTGATAAATCGCTTTTATATAATTTTCTTCCGTATGCGAAAGATTTGAAGACATCAAAATAAAAATTTAGACAAATCTAAAAAAAAGTTACAAGTAAGCGAAAATTTTATTTTTTACACAGTTGCACCGGATTTTATTTATTTTGTTGTATAATTGAATGTATGCGTAAACCTTTATACTGGTCCCTGATTATAGCGGCTGTATTTCTGATTGCCTGTGGCGGAAAAAAGAAAAAGAAGATGACCGGCGATGAGGCGGTGAATATTGAGGAGTTTATGGAGGCGTATCCAACCTTGTCTCTTCCGTTTGTTTATGGGGATACGTCCTTTCCGGCGCATGAAAAGGATTCGCTGCGCATTGCTCCTGAAGTGTTACACCAGTTTATACCGGATTCCGTTACCCTTAAGGTTTTTGGTCCCCGTTCTCATCCGGCCTACTACCCGGTAGGGGCGGTTCAGGCAGGAAAAGGTGCTTTTTACCTGCTGACGAGAGGCATCGACCGGGACCGGAAGGTATTGCTGATTACTGCACATGATCAAAAAAAACAGTTCATCGCCGGTTTTCCGGTGATCAAACTGACACCGAATACCAACGTATCCATTTCTGTAACGATTGATCCGCGACTGAATATCAATAAGGATCTGACCCAGAAGTTGCCAAACGGTATTGAGATCAGCGGGCATGATGTTTTTGTGCTGAATGAAGCCGCAAAAAGCTTTTCACTGATTATGACGGACAGCCTGGGGGATGGTTTTACAGAATTGATCAATCCGATCGATACCCTGCCCCGCAAACAAAAATATTCCGGCGACTACGGCGATAATAAAATGAACCTGATATCCATCCGCGACGGACAACGGGAAGGCCGGGTGCGGTTTTTTATCCACCTGGAGAAAAACGATAAAGAATGTGTGGGCGAACTAAAGGGAGATGCCCTGTTTGCTTCGCCAACCATTGCAGAGTACCGTCAGGGCGGTGATCCCTGCGTATTGCGTTTTATATTTGAAAACGACCGGGTTTCACTGGAAGAAGTAGAGGGGTGCGGTTCCAGGCTGGGCGCTTTGCAGTGTTCTTTTAACGGGGAATATTTAAAGAAAAAAGAAAAGAAGAAAGCAAACACCTCACACGGAAAATAATCACCGCAGCAGTACCCGGAATACGTACACGTACATATGGTCGCTAAAACAAACTTACATAAGGGGCTGCTTCAAAGTCATGATATTGGGGCAAGCTTTTGTCATAAAACAGGTCGCTTCATTGCCTGAAATCTTCGTGCTAATACGCTCATGCTTTTGCCGGATGGTATCTGCCTGGCAGACGGATCTCAAAGGCTGCGGGTCCTGGGTTTCTATGGGGAAGACCGCCAGTTGATCACATTGGTAAACCGGAAGCCGGTGCTATAGCCGGCCGATACGGATGGAGCAACAAAAGGAAGCGGCCAGGGTTTGATTAAAGCATCCCTGGTGCCGGTAAGAGCCGTGTTCCCGTATTTATTTGTACCTTGTAGCGGAATCATTGCTTAAACGATTAAATTTTCGCATATGAAAAAACAAACTGGTTCGCTTATACTGGGGACGCTGGCTGCATCCCTGGTTTTTTCTGCCTGTTCACGACAACAGGAAAATACGGCGGTGACGCCTGTACAAACAGTAGCGAAACGGAGCGCGTCTTCAATGGTTACGCCCGCAGCGCTGGACCTGATGAGCGGAAACCCGGTATTGCCTCCCTTTACTGCGGATCCGGATATCCTGTATGCCAACGGGCGCTATTATATTTATACTACCGCCAATGGTCCTACGGTAAACGAATTTCACGCCTACTCCTCGGCTGATCTGCTGAACTGGACAGATGAAGGCGTGGTATTTAATTTGAACAACGTCAGCTGGTCGCATGCCGATGGCTGGGCCCCCAGCGTGGTGGCCCGCAACGGTCAGTATTATTTTTATTTTACGGCCAGTAAAAAGATCGGAGTGGCAGTGGGGCCGGGCCCCACCGGGCCGTTTACCGATATCGGTGCACCGCTGGCCACAGGACTCGGTACGGATCCGATTGATCCGATGGCGTTTATTGATACAGACGGGCAGGCCTACCTGTACTGGGGGAATACGACGCTGAACATCCAGAAACTGAACAACGATATGATCTCGTTCACCGGCACCCGGAGCAATACGAAGCCATCGAATTATTTTGAAGCCCCTTATATGATCAAACGCAATGGGACGTATTACCTGATGTACTCCGTAAATGACTACCGCAACAGCGATTACCATGTGGAATACGCCACTGCTGCGTCACCCATGGGCCCCTGGACCGTTAAAGGGCGTATTACGGCTCCTAACGGCAATATTCTGGGGCCGGGGCATAATGCGGTGATTTCAAGGCCGGGCTGCAGTAGTGAATATTATTTTGTGTATCACCGCAGAACCAGTACCAATGTAGATGAGCGGCAGGTGGCCATTGACCGCATGTTCTTTGATGCAGCGGGCAATATTATGCCGGTGAATATTACTACCTCCGGTGTGATCGGGATTACGGGATCTGCACCCTGTACGGTTCCCAACCCGATGGCCAATGGAATCTATGCGATCCGGTCGAAAGTGAATACCAGTTCCGGGCAGGGACTTTACCTGGAT
It encodes the following:
- a CDS encoding NFACT family protein; this encodes MPNTDTLGKLCLSCQKPIKGRADKKFCDDFCRNQHNNSLKNGPEKLIRNVNAILRKNRKILQEQLKQTETTIAIHRDKLRLAGFQFKYMTNQYQTKKGLTYFFCYDYGYLQLENDWLLVVRKK
- a CDS encoding single-stranded DNA-binding protein, yielding MHTIKNKVQLIGHLGSAPEIKAIAGGKKMARFSIATNERYKNTKGEKVTETQWHNLVVWGKLADMAAKYLEKGREIAIEGKLVSRQYEDKNGQKRYYTEVQVQELLLLSGGHRGVAE
- a CDS encoding META domain-containing protein, with protein sequence MRKMIFMLVALGTLFFAACNTSKQPKSGNAGGTTAILGQKWKLTELAGKPVPDQINQKEPFLQLQGSDSRFTASGGCNGLGGTFSLQDNNRIRFKPGPSTLMACEHMEIEQGLIKALESADNYTIHGSELSLNKARMAPLARFRAVSAETGGSALNGTWELNYISGSRIAFEGLYPRIRPTIVFNLPQTTANGNSSCNRYNISFTIDDHSIRFKEPASTKMFCEGTGEATFFNTLKTVNRYDIVGNSLHLIMGDIAVMRFERK
- a CDS encoding Hsp20/alpha crystallin family protein, whose amino-acid sequence is MFTNQSIGGNTQQHFDPRFNQQRCFFGKKFGGRPFGGGHPWMQKLQEYMNGSKPVNIEETETAFIISLYAAGLQKEYFKISVKESILTIRYTSPDQRENGNYVYQEYQPAAFERSFQLSDKVLTDEIHANYTDGVLKITFRKNPETNKPGQEVNIA
- a CDS encoding alpha/beta fold hydrolase — encoded protein: MGVDQMNKPAGQYVSVNGIQMYYEVHGNGKGMPLVLIHGGGSTIPSNWGVLLPLFAEHHTVIAMELQAHGRTGDRNQPESFRQDAADVQALLKLLQVTSANIIGFSDGACTTMEMAIRYPEMVHKIVLISGNYKREGMIPGFFEGLEAATFADMPGPLKTAYLDVNPNPEGLLNMFQKDREKRLAFQDVPEELLKRIKATTLLIVGDQDVITVSHTVEMLSQIPGARLAVLPGNHGSFIGEVLAGTAGSPMPEIAAGIIRDFLGND
- a CDS encoding superoxide dismutase, whose protein sequence is MTHQLPELPYAYDALEPHIDTATMQIHHTKHHQAYVDNLNKAIAGTEHEQKTLEALVAAAGSISPVVRNNAGGHWNHCFFWNSLSPKGGGIPTGALAAAIDQGFGSFEKFKEQFQTAAISRFGSGWAWLVLTDDGQLVITSTPNQDNPLMDVAEVKGRPIIGVDVWEHAYYLRFQNRRPEYLNAYWQVVNWEAADALFNNR
- a CDS encoding 23S rRNA (pseudouridine(1915)-N(3))-methyltransferase RlmH, with protein sequence MKIAFWALGKQHEAYVKEGVEAFSSRIGNYFRLEWELIPAPKDAAQLGAPELKKKEAAVILSKIAKEDYLVALEERGRQMSSEGLAAFLQGRANAGTRRIIFLIGGAYGLDETVLRRANTLWSLSQLVFPHQLVRLILAEQVYRACTIMKNEKYHHS
- a CDS encoding rhomboid family intramembrane serine protease, which codes for MELTITLIITIITVAVSLWGFSSSKVIDNLIFFGPAISRNRQYYRFITHGLIHADLMHLAFNMIALYSFGIALETYFFPDDRVFGADAPMYFAGLYIGGLVVASLPDYFKHKDDYYFRSLGASGAVSSVIFACIVLFPTLPIRFLFLPVDIPGWIFGGLYLLISAYLDRQGGGRINHGAHLWGAVFGIVFIVLFVSMKGQLNVFENFIHQIRR
- a CDS encoding Nramp family divalent metal transporter gives rise to the protein MNKHHSDISLSEVHQSVDTTQTNKPKWRRILSFFGPAYLVSVGYMDPGNWATDLAGGSQFGYSLLWVLLMSNLMALLLQSLSARLGIVRHKDLAQANRETYPRGVNFILYLLAEIAIAATDLAEVLGMAIGLQLLTGMPLMYGVLITVLDTFLLMLLQRFGMRKLEAFVIGLIFIIGMSFLVQIIIASPDPREMASGFVPHIQNDAALYIAIGIIGATVMPHNLYLHSALVQTRKFKNTEEGIRKALKYNFWDSAIALNMAFLVNAAILVLAATVFFKTGRTDVAEIRQAYELLPSHLGSNFASKLFAVALIAAGQSSTVTGTLAGQIIMEGYLKLRINPLVRRLLTRLIAIVPAILVIGIYGENEVDQLLIFSQVVLSMQLGFAIIPLIHFVSDRNTMGVFTIKTVTKLFAWIITAVLIYLNGRMVADAITGYFATTASWGWKLLIILASTGILILLAYTIFYPFSKRKLKPSFSPVHPEPAALDLTNGVNIYHIIAIAVDFGKTDSILITQALRQGNTQTKFVLIHVVESVAARFNNKEIKDEESKTDKAYLDGYAKQIRQKGYNVVWELGYGIASREIPRIVMDHKADLLVMGAHGHKGLKDFIYGSTINNVRHRLKVPILIIGSKVKG
- a CDS encoding metal-dependent transcriptional regulator — translated: MSSNLSHTEENYIKAIYHLERDGKPVSTNELSELLKTAAASVTDMLKKLKQKKIVHYRAYYGCNLTDGGRKTALMIIRRHRLWEYFLSKKLGFNWDEVHDIAEELEHVGSISLINKLDAFLGFPRIDPHGDPIPDEKGHIAKRSNKLLSEIPLQTPVEVVQIADQSTGILELLDEKNIKIGTLLEVRKRFSYDQSLEIKTGGKQTTQISKELSQNILVKGHE
- a CDS encoding family 43 glycosylhydrolase yields the protein MKKQTGSLILGTLAASLVFSACSRQQENTAVTPVQTVAKRSASSMVTPAALDLMSGNPVLPPFTADPDILYANGRYYIYTTANGPTVNEFHAYSSADLLNWTDEGVVFNLNNVSWSHADGWAPSVVARNGQYYFYFTASKKIGVAVGPGPTGPFTDIGAPLATGLGTDPIDPMAFIDTDGQAYLYWGNTTLNIQKLNNDMISFTGTRSNTKPSNYFEAPYMIKRNGTYYLMYSVNDYRNSDYHVEYATAASPMGPWTVKGRITAPNGNILGPGHNAVISRPGCSSEYYFVYHRRTSTNVDERQVAIDRMFFDAAGNIMPVNITTSGVIGITGSAPCTVPNPMANGIYAIRSKVNTSSGQGLYLDIPACATGNADVRTWTRTNCNGQRWALTYQGNGFYKIISQQPNHKSLDLDACKLAVGTNIQVWDQLNNDCQLWRIEDAGNGWYRIVAKASGNVMDLANGDPTPGADIRSWSWNGSDAQLFRFEAAP